One genomic segment of Nocardioides cavernaquae includes these proteins:
- a CDS encoding DUF6049 family protein, producing MRLLAALLAPLVAVIALLAWVPTNGAARLQAVGDVAVSRLATPRAESPERSSARRSPSRGAPAVSASRHAVEAPLPLGVTMDVLTPGVVPKRGPVVVRGRVVNRSSDTWTDINVYACTSHQPITSAAEITAAASTESSTVTCGRTSVFMTIKSIAPGQSKRYRLRVERDELGIGTTPGVYWFSVQALGSSADGRDGTADGSVRSFLPLVEKPGTTAEVSLVLPLRRSTAHSSDGRLVDPEGWADDLRPGGRLANLLDLAEEAPAGSVSLLTDPAVVAAARQIAGGNLPRSLGPTQVAPAPDIDAVSRSAAAAWVERFRTLATGQRVLALPYGDLDVAAATEQDASIVARALDQSEDMFRSLEINAELVVAPPSGVLPSTALSALNRATVLLSDASLPEEVAASGEVSDAVISNGNPVQIYSASLASGGPGPTNGLRAVALRQRILADASVRALDDDDRPMLVVLPDLVDPGANAEEFFDELDRDFLDLGTSLAGSEEPPEVGDLAYSDRQAEGQVDAALFPYADQLIGLGHSLDVLLPQVDDVASTALREALSAASYQAVENDGSSASALAALMSTVTWFEARLDQVTIDAPRFVILSSRTGLFAMTVTNELDQPIRISVRARTDDSLVIRAPRTINVPAASSRTVNLSAEANAIGVHAVVLVATDADGREIQKSEEISIRTNNSGRVIWVIMGGGAALLFAAIILRLVRSRRNRA from the coding sequence ATGCGACTGCTGGCTGCCCTCCTTGCGCCACTCGTCGCCGTCATCGCCCTGCTGGCGTGGGTTCCCACGAACGGCGCGGCCCGTCTCCAGGCGGTCGGCGACGTCGCCGTGTCCCGGCTGGCGACACCGAGGGCCGAGTCCCCGGAGAGGTCCTCGGCGCGCCGATCGCCCTCCCGCGGAGCGCCAGCCGTGTCGGCCTCGCGCCACGCGGTCGAGGCTCCTCTTCCGCTCGGGGTGACGATGGACGTCCTCACGCCCGGCGTGGTCCCCAAGCGCGGACCTGTCGTCGTGCGGGGCAGGGTGGTCAACCGGTCCTCCGACACCTGGACGGACATCAACGTCTACGCCTGCACCTCCCACCAGCCGATCACGAGTGCTGCGGAGATCACGGCCGCCGCTTCCACCGAGAGCTCCACGGTCACCTGTGGCCGCACCAGCGTCTTCATGACGATCAAGAGCATTGCGCCGGGCCAGTCGAAGCGCTACCGCCTCCGGGTCGAGCGCGACGAGCTCGGCATCGGCACCACCCCGGGCGTCTACTGGTTCTCGGTGCAGGCGCTGGGCTCCTCGGCTGACGGCCGCGACGGCACCGCTGACGGCAGCGTCCGCTCGTTCCTGCCCCTCGTTGAGAAGCCCGGGACCACGGCCGAGGTCTCGCTCGTGCTCCCGTTGCGCCGCAGCACCGCGCACTCCTCCGACGGTCGCCTGGTCGACCCGGAGGGCTGGGCGGACGACCTCCGCCCGGGCGGGCGCCTGGCCAACCTCCTCGACCTCGCCGAAGAGGCACCGGCCGGCTCGGTCTCCCTGCTCACCGATCCGGCTGTCGTGGCGGCCGCACGCCAGATCGCCGGCGGCAACCTGCCACGCTCGCTCGGCCCGACGCAGGTCGCGCCGGCGCCCGACATCGACGCCGTCAGCCGCAGCGCGGCCGCTGCATGGGTGGAGCGGTTCCGCACGCTGGCCACCGGGCAGCGCGTGCTCGCCCTGCCCTACGGCGACCTCGACGTCGCCGCTGCGACGGAGCAGGACGCCTCCATCGTGGCGCGGGCGCTCGACCAGTCCGAAGACATGTTCCGCTCGCTCGAAATCAACGCCGAGCTCGTGGTCGCACCCCCGTCCGGAGTGCTCCCGTCGACCGCGCTCTCCGCGCTGAACCGGGCCACCGTCCTGCTCTCCGATGCGTCGCTTCCCGAGGAGGTTGCCGCGTCCGGAGAGGTCTCCGACGCTGTCATCTCCAACGGGAACCCGGTCCAGATCTACTCCGCCTCGCTGGCCTCGGGCGGCCCCGGTCCGACCAACGGCCTGCGCGCGGTCGCGCTGCGCCAGCGGATCCTCGCCGACGCATCGGTGCGGGCACTCGACGATGACGACCGGCCGATGCTCGTCGTACTCCCTGACCTGGTGGACCCCGGCGCCAACGCCGAGGAGTTCTTCGACGAGCTGGACCGCGACTTCCTCGACCTCGGCACCAGCCTCGCCGGCAGCGAGGAGCCGCCCGAGGTGGGCGACCTCGCCTACTCCGACCGGCAGGCCGAGGGACAGGTCGACGCTGCCCTCTTCCCGTACGCCGACCAGCTGATCGGCCTGGGCCACTCGCTCGACGTGCTGCTCCCGCAGGTGGACGACGTCGCGAGCACCGCTCTGCGCGAGGCGCTCTCCGCGGCGTCGTACCAGGCGGTCGAGAACGACGGCAGCAGCGCGTCGGCGCTGGCAGCACTCATGTCCACGGTCACCTGGTTCGAGGCACGACTCGACCAGGTCACCATCGACGCTCCGCGCTTCGTGATCCTCTCGTCCCGCACGGGCCTGTTCGCGATGACGGTCACCAACGAGCTCGACCAGCCGATCCGGATCAGCGTCCGGGCGCGCACCGACGACAGCCTGGTGATCCGGGCACCGCGGACCATCAACGTCCCGGCCGCGTCCAGCCGCACCGTGAACCTCTCGGCCGAGGCCAACGCGATCGGCGTCCACGCGGTCGTGCTCGTCGCGACCGACGCCGACGGCCGCGAGATCCAGAAGTCGGAAGAGATCAGCATCCGCACCAACAACTCGGGCCGCGTGATCTGGGTGATCATGGGCGGCGGAGCCGCACTGCTGTTCGCTGCGATCATCCTCCGCCTGGTCCGCAGCCGGAGGAATCGCGCATGA
- a CDS encoding D-alanine--D-alanine ligase family protein, translating into MNADTPSPESGSIGRVVVLAGGLSHERDVSIRSGRRVAEALRSTGLEVEERDVDSSLLPALLADKPGCVVPMLHGETGEDGTIREILELLGIPYVGATPAACRVAFDKPVAKTVAQRYGVHTPASVVLPAESFRELGAAAVMALIVERLGLPLMVKPAKSGSALGCAVVRTPEELPGAMVNAYAYGTVALLEQFIEGDEVAVPIIDTGDGPRALPVVGIKPDGGVYDYTARYTAGSTTFQTPAGLSDELTAECQRVAMTIHEKFGLRDFSRSDLIVDASGTVWFLEVNVAPGFTETSTVPLSVQAAGLELGSLMAGIIRSAATR; encoded by the coding sequence ATGAACGCCGACACTCCCTCGCCTGAATCTGGCTCCATCGGCCGGGTCGTCGTGCTCGCCGGCGGCCTCTCGCACGAGCGCGACGTCTCCATCCGCTCCGGCCGCCGAGTTGCCGAGGCGCTGCGCTCGACCGGCCTCGAGGTCGAGGAGCGTGACGTCGACTCCAGCCTGCTGCCCGCCCTGCTGGCCGACAAGCCGGGCTGTGTCGTGCCGATGCTGCACGGCGAGACCGGCGAGGACGGCACGATCCGCGAGATCCTCGAGCTGCTCGGCATCCCCTACGTCGGCGCAACTCCTGCCGCCTGCCGCGTCGCGTTCGACAAGCCGGTCGCCAAGACCGTCGCCCAGCGCTACGGCGTGCACACCCCGGCCTCGGTGGTCCTTCCTGCCGAGTCGTTCCGTGAGCTCGGCGCCGCCGCGGTCATGGCGCTGATCGTCGAGCGCCTCGGCCTGCCGCTGATGGTGAAGCCCGCCAAGAGCGGCTCCGCCCTGGGCTGCGCAGTGGTCCGCACGCCCGAGGAGCTCCCGGGCGCGATGGTCAACGCCTACGCCTACGGGACCGTGGCGCTCCTCGAGCAGTTCATCGAGGGCGACGAGGTCGCCGTGCCGATCATCGACACCGGCGATGGCCCTCGCGCCCTTCCGGTCGTCGGGATCAAGCCCGACGGCGGCGTCTACGACTACACCGCGCGCTACACCGCCGGCAGCACGACCTTCCAGACCCCGGCGGGGCTCTCCGACGAGCTCACCGCCGAGTGCCAGCGGGTCGCGATGACCATCCACGAGAAGTTCGGGCTGCGCGACTTCTCGCGCTCCGACCTGATCGTCGACGCGTCCGGGACGGTGTGGTTCCTCGAGGTGAACGTGGCACCGGGTTTCACCGAGACCTCGACCGTGCCATTGTCTGTGCAGGCAGCCGGGCTCGAGCTCGGCTCCCTGATGGCGGGGATCATCCGGTCCGCCGCCACCCGCTGA
- the sigM gene encoding RNA polymerase sigma factor SigM, with translation MSGPDRSDADLLAAHVDGDPDAFGELFTRHRDRLWAVALRTTGNPEDAADALQDALVAAFRRAASFRGEAAVTTWLHRVVVNACLDRARAAKVRAADPLPDDLERYARGGALATATPDAGPEDAAEADERRRLVLAALATLPADQRAALVLVDMEGYPVAEVAEMLDCAVGTVKSRCARARAKLAVLLGVLRETPDTPDPGNPPAVRPVPSTKTPRGPPPAQLA, from the coding sequence GTGAGTGGTCCTGACCGCTCGGACGCCGACCTGCTGGCCGCACACGTCGACGGCGACCCGGACGCGTTCGGTGAGCTCTTCACCCGGCACCGCGACCGGCTCTGGGCGGTTGCGCTGCGCACCACCGGCAACCCCGAGGATGCCGCCGATGCCCTGCAGGACGCCCTGGTCGCGGCCTTCCGCCGGGCTGCGTCCTTCCGCGGCGAGGCAGCGGTCACGACCTGGCTGCACCGCGTCGTGGTCAACGCCTGCCTCGACCGGGCTCGCGCCGCCAAGGTGCGTGCCGCCGACCCGCTGCCCGACGACCTCGAGCGCTACGCGCGCGGCGGTGCCCTCGCGACCGCGACCCCCGACGCCGGGCCCGAGGATGCGGCCGAGGCCGACGAACGCCGACGGCTCGTGCTCGCCGCCCTCGCCACCCTGCCCGCCGACCAGCGCGCAGCTCTCGTGCTGGTCGACATGGAGGGCTACCCGGTGGCCGAGGTCGCCGAGATGCTCGACTGCGCCGTCGGCACCGTGAAGTCCCGCTGCGCCCGCGCCCGGGCGAAGCTGGCCGTGCTGCTCGGCGTACTCCGCGAGACGCCTGACACACCCGACCCGGGGAACCCTCCCGCCGTCCGGCCCGTCCCATCCACGAAGACCCCGCGCGGACCACCACCCGCCCAGCTCGCCTGA
- a CDS encoding GNAT family N-acetyltransferase, whose translation MALLRRPVRLTVDHLVDLAQPCRSCLFWELDPVRRDRVCTADQPEEKQTWVSEVLREWGSCGQVVLDDDRPVAYVLYAPGAFVAGSSVLPTAPITPDAVQLTTVHIEPGYRGGGLGRLLVRAAARDLVDRDIVAIEAFGDSRKRLEPGHCVLPTDFLSAVGFRTQRPHPVHPRMRMELRSTLSWRDEVEQAIGALLGTLRPQKQPKTARPQVRDGRPS comes from the coding sequence ATGGCATTACTACGTCGTCCGGTGCGGCTGACGGTCGATCACCTGGTCGACCTCGCGCAGCCCTGCCGCAGCTGCCTGTTCTGGGAGCTCGATCCGGTACGCCGCGACCGGGTCTGCACGGCTGACCAGCCCGAGGAGAAGCAGACCTGGGTCTCCGAGGTGCTGCGTGAATGGGGTTCGTGCGGACAGGTCGTCCTCGACGACGACCGGCCGGTCGCCTACGTGCTCTACGCACCTGGCGCGTTCGTGGCCGGGTCGTCGGTGCTGCCGACGGCGCCGATCACGCCCGACGCGGTGCAGCTGACCACCGTGCACATCGAGCCGGGCTATCGCGGCGGCGGGCTGGGCCGGCTGCTCGTGCGCGCGGCCGCCCGTGATCTCGTCGACCGCGACATCGTGGCGATCGAGGCCTTCGGCGACAGCCGGAAGCGGCTCGAACCCGGGCACTGCGTCCTGCCCACCGACTTCCTCTCGGCGGTCGGCTTCCGGACCCAGCGGCCACACCCGGTGCACCCGCGCATGCGGATGGAGCTGCGCTCGACGCTGAGCTGGCGCGACGAGGTCGAGCAGGCGATCGGTGCGCTGCTCGGCACGCTGCGACCCCAGAAACAGCCGAAGACCGCCCGCCCGCAAGTGCGGGACGGACGGCCTTCGTAG
- a CDS encoding PLP-dependent aminotransferase family protein, protein MSEISRSSTRLDQYVDRYAARTKGMTASEIRALFAVASRPEVVSLAGGMPNISGLPLDIVGRAIGDLIKTNGPTAMQYGSGQGTPELREQICEIMRMEGIDAHPDDVVVTVGSQQAVDLVTRIFIDPGDVIICEAPSYVGALGVFRAYQADIVHVEMDEHGLVPELLEQAIAATKAAGRTIKFLYTIPNFHNPAGVTLSAERRPEILRICREADILILEDNPYGLLGFDGPPHRALRADEAEGVIYLGSFSKTFAPGFRVGWALAPHAVREKLVLAQESATLCPPAFSQMAISAYLEQHDWQGQIKQFREMYRERRDAMISALEDMMPASVRWNVPDGGFYVWLTLPPGIDSKAMLPRAVTARVAYVPGTAFYADGFGTSSMRLSFCYPTPERIREGVRRLAGVLEQEMELREMFGATGSIPTIARSRYDGPGTDMA, encoded by the coding sequence ATGAGCGAGATCTCCCGCAGCAGCACCCGACTCGACCAGTACGTCGACCGGTACGCCGCGCGCACCAAGGGCATGACTGCCTCTGAGATCCGCGCGCTGTTCGCCGTGGCCAGCCGTCCCGAGGTGGTGTCGCTCGCTGGCGGCATGCCCAACATCTCCGGTCTGCCACTCGACATCGTCGGCCGCGCGATCGGCGACCTGATCAAGACCAACGGCCCCACCGCGATGCAGTACGGATCGGGTCAGGGCACCCCGGAGCTGCGCGAGCAGATCTGCGAAATCATGCGGATGGAGGGCATCGACGCCCACCCCGACGACGTCGTCGTGACCGTCGGATCGCAGCAGGCGGTCGACCTGGTCACCCGGATCTTCATCGACCCGGGCGACGTCATCATCTGCGAGGCCCCGTCCTACGTCGGTGCGCTGGGTGTCTTCCGCGCCTACCAGGCCGACATCGTGCACGTGGAGATGGACGAGCACGGCCTGGTCCCCGAGCTGCTCGAGCAGGCAATCGCGGCGACCAAGGCCGCGGGCCGCACGATCAAGTTCCTCTACACGATCCCCAACTTCCACAACCCGGCCGGCGTGACGCTGTCGGCCGAGCGCCGTCCCGAGATCCTGCGGATCTGCCGTGAGGCCGACATCCTGATCCTCGAGGACAACCCCTACGGCCTGCTCGGCTTCGACGGCCCGCCGCACCGTGCGCTGCGCGCCGACGAGGCCGAGGGTGTCATCTACCTGGGCTCGTTCTCCAAGACCTTCGCGCCGGGCTTCCGGGTCGGCTGGGCGCTCGCGCCGCACGCGGTCCGCGAGAAGCTGGTGCTGGCCCAGGAGTCGGCGACGCTCTGTCCGCCGGCGTTCAGCCAGATGGCCATCTCGGCCTACCTCGAGCAGCACGACTGGCAGGGCCAGATCAAGCAGTTCCGGGAGATGTACCGCGAGCGGCGTGACGCGATGATCAGCGCCCTCGAGGACATGATGCCGGCCTCGGTCCGGTGGAACGTCCCCGACGGCGGCTTCTACGTCTGGCTCACCCTCCCCCCGGGCATCGACTCCAAGGCCATGCTCCCGCGCGCGGTCACCGCCCGTGTGGCCTACGTGCCGGGCACCGCGTTCTACGCCGACGGTTTCGGCACCAGCTCCATGCGACTGTCGTTCTGCTACCCGACGCCCGAGCGCATCCGCGAGGGCGTACGCCGCCTCGCCGGCGTACTCGAGCAGGAGATGGAGCTGCGCGAGATGTTCGGCGCGACCGGCTCGATCCCGACCATTGCACGGAGCCGTTACGACGGCCCGGGAACGGACATGGCATGA
- a CDS encoding protein kinase family protein, with the protein MPAMRPGDVLANRYRLVVLLHERSGGRFWKAWDNVLARFVALHLIQVDDDRSPLLQDAARRSAGVHDPHLLRVLDANTLDDLCYVVNEWGEGTSLNNMVAEEPLPPLRAAWIAAETAAMVAAGHQAGVAHGRLVPENVLLDTDGAVKVIGFAVDAALHGLPPERKGADLVDIGGILYAALTGRWAGVSDSGVPAAPLEHGRPLRARQVRAGVPRTLDAICEDLLGGRGRLTSMDAVVDALLAYIGDPTVVAQAEGERVRSGRSGRSVEDTDATDQIPAVTAPVLASPEAAADTPPAPAVDDGPPTQLAPMVADEQHTQAGAPAFLDDVDEDNWHAPSGIKPPPPPPFEEPPERPLFAPDPPEGRLRRLPPATGAEAGYWPFAESSGPHTPIPVDVEDPDPTPGRNWLRLAGVLMAILLVVVVVIFLMNRGGERTPDGNDPSSATPSGSVLTGVAASDFDPFGDPPNEHPEDVALTVDGKPDTAWETTTYKQDFGPGGLKPGVGLVLDLGSSRSVNSVVVSVNGDPTAIELRTAGDVRPSGTGEASLSGLDVAARATSSGGKLTLTPESTVTTRYLLLWITSLPTVGGEFRAAVSEVEVRG; encoded by the coding sequence GTGCCCGCGATGCGACCCGGTGACGTCCTCGCCAACCGGTATCGACTCGTCGTCCTGCTCCACGAACGCAGCGGTGGCCGCTTCTGGAAGGCTTGGGACAACGTCCTCGCCCGCTTCGTCGCGCTCCACCTGATCCAGGTCGACGACGACCGCTCGCCGCTCCTCCAGGACGCGGCGCGGCGCTCCGCGGGCGTCCATGACCCGCACCTGCTGCGGGTGCTGGACGCCAACACGCTCGACGATCTCTGCTACGTCGTCAACGAGTGGGGCGAGGGCACCTCGCTCAACAACATGGTCGCCGAGGAGCCGCTCCCGCCCCTGCGCGCCGCCTGGATCGCCGCCGAGACGGCCGCCATGGTCGCCGCCGGACACCAGGCCGGTGTTGCCCACGGTCGCCTGGTCCCCGAGAACGTCTTGCTCGACACCGATGGCGCCGTGAAGGTGATCGGCTTCGCGGTCGACGCTGCCCTCCACGGCCTGCCCCCCGAGCGCAAGGGCGCCGACCTCGTCGACATCGGCGGCATCCTGTACGCCGCGCTGACCGGCCGCTGGGCCGGCGTCTCCGACTCCGGCGTACCTGCCGCTCCCCTGGAGCACGGTCGACCGCTCCGTGCGCGCCAGGTCCGCGCCGGCGTCCCGCGCACCCTCGACGCGATCTGCGAGGACCTCCTCGGTGGTCGCGGCCGGCTGACCAGCATGGACGCAGTGGTCGACGCCCTTCTCGCCTACATCGGCGACCCGACCGTGGTCGCCCAGGCTGAGGGTGAGCGGGTCCGGTCCGGCCGGTCCGGGAGGTCCGTCGAGGACACCGATGCGACCGACCAGATCCCTGCCGTGACCGCTCCGGTGCTCGCCTCTCCGGAGGCCGCAGCCGACACCCCGCCGGCGCCCGCGGTCGACGACGGGCCGCCCACCCAGCTCGCCCCGATGGTGGCCGACGAGCAGCACACGCAGGCGGGGGCGCCCGCTTTCCTCGACGACGTGGACGAGGACAACTGGCACGCGCCGTCCGGCATCAAGCCACCACCGCCGCCGCCCTTCGAGGAGCCACCGGAGCGGCCGCTCTTCGCACCTGACCCGCCCGAGGGCCGGCTGCGCCGACTGCCTCCAGCCACGGGCGCCGAGGCGGGCTACTGGCCCTTCGCCGAGTCCAGCGGTCCCCACACCCCGATCCCGGTCGACGTGGAGGATCCCGACCCGACACCCGGCCGCAACTGGCTCCGCCTGGCCGGCGTGCTGATGGCGATCCTGCTGGTCGTGGTCGTCGTGATCTTCCTGATGAACCGCGGCGGCGAGCGGACCCCCGACGGCAACGACCCGTCCTCGGCCACCCCCAGCGGGAGCGTGCTGACCGGAGTGGCCGCCAGCGACTTCGACCCGTTCGGGGACCCGCCCAACGAGCACCCCGAGGACGTGGCCCTCACCGTTGACGGCAAACCTGACACGGCATGGGAGACCACGACCTACAAGCAGGACTTCGGGCCCGGCGGCCTCAAGCCCGGCGTGGGTCTGGTCCTCGACCTCGGGTCGAGCCGTTCGGTCAACAGCGTCGTGGTGAGCGTCAACGGTGACCCGACCGCGATCGAGCTGCGCACCGCCGGTGACGTCCGGCCGTCAGGCACCGGCGAGGCGTCACTGAGCGGGCTCGACGTCGCGGCGCGCGCCACGTCGTCGGGCGGCAAGCTGACCCTGACGCCCGAGAGCACGGTCACGACGCGCTACCTCCTGCTCTGGATCACCTCGCTCCCCACGGTGGGTGGCGAGTTCCGTGCGGCAGTCTCCGAGGTAGAGGTCCGCGGGTGA
- the murJ gene encoding murein biosynthesis integral membrane protein MurJ: MSNPTTEPGDTAGTGGTGGTDRSVLDNSAVMAAGTIVSRMSGYVRSILLAAALGIALHADIFNIANSVPNILYVLLLGGVVNAVLVPQLVRAARDDADGGEAYTNRIVTLAGLFLIVVTVILVIAAPAVMSLYLDSDFGEPELAAQRQSVIDFARFCLPQVFFYGMFVLVGQILNARGSFAPMFWAPIANNLIAITVLITYLLAFGPAADRFAAFTPQQELVLGIGSTLGIVAQFLILLPYLRSVGFRYRPRFDFRGAGLGHTLRLGIWTVLLIVVSQVANLIVVRLASGGGADGGTGYTVYSSASLLVLVPHSIVTVSLATAILPRLSASAHAADRAAMAATLSSALRTALSLVLPFVVLLPIIAVDLANLVFGYAAAKESASDIAPTLAMLGLSLVFFTAHYLIVRGFYALERTQLVFWIQCLITVVNIALAFAFVGQVDAQGTSPALALAYTGAYAVGAGTAYVLLARRLGGLDTAVLTRFVVRMAVALTIAAAVAVAVAVGASSVLGDDRNKAEVVIWLAAVSASYGLAFLGAARAMHVREVTELVESVTHRIPGLR; this comes from the coding sequence ATGAGCAACCCGACCACCGAGCCCGGCGACACAGCGGGCACCGGCGGCACAGGCGGCACTGACCGCTCCGTCCTCGACAACAGCGCCGTGATGGCTGCCGGGACGATCGTGTCGCGGATGAGCGGCTATGTGCGCTCGATCCTGCTCGCTGCCGCGCTGGGCATCGCCCTGCACGCCGACATCTTCAACATCGCCAACTCGGTGCCCAACATCCTCTACGTGCTGCTCCTGGGCGGTGTGGTCAACGCGGTGCTCGTGCCCCAGCTGGTCCGGGCTGCGCGTGACGACGCCGACGGGGGCGAGGCCTACACCAACCGGATCGTCACGCTGGCCGGGCTCTTCCTCATCGTCGTCACGGTGATCCTCGTGATCGCGGCGCCGGCCGTGATGAGCCTCTACCTCGACTCGGACTTCGGCGAGCCGGAGCTCGCGGCCCAGCGCCAGTCGGTCATCGACTTCGCCCGCTTCTGCCTGCCCCAGGTCTTCTTCTACGGGATGTTCGTGCTGGTGGGGCAGATCCTCAACGCCCGCGGCAGCTTCGCGCCGATGTTCTGGGCGCCGATCGCCAACAACCTGATCGCCATCACCGTGCTGATCACCTACCTGCTGGCCTTCGGCCCGGCGGCGGACCGCTTCGCCGCGTTCACGCCGCAGCAGGAGCTGGTGCTCGGCATCGGGTCGACGCTCGGCATCGTTGCGCAGTTCCTGATCCTGCTGCCCTACCTGCGCTCCGTCGGGTTCCGCTACCGGCCGCGGTTCGACTTCCGCGGCGCGGGACTGGGACACACCCTGCGGCTGGGCATCTGGACCGTGCTGCTGATCGTGGTCAGCCAGGTCGCCAACCTGATCGTGGTGCGGCTCGCGTCAGGCGGTGGCGCCGATGGCGGCACCGGCTACACCGTCTACTCCAGCGCCTCGCTGCTCGTGCTGGTCCCGCACTCGATCGTGACGGTCTCCCTGGCCACCGCGATCCTGCCCCGGCTCAGCGCGTCCGCGCACGCGGCCGACCGCGCCGCCATGGCAGCGACGCTGAGCAGCGCGCTGCGCACGGCGCTCTCGCTGGTGCTCCCGTTCGTCGTCCTGCTCCCGATCATCGCCGTGGACCTGGCCAACCTGGTCTTCGGCTACGCCGCCGCCAAGGAGTCCGCGAGCGACATCGCGCCGACCCTCGCGATGCTCGGCCTCTCGCTGGTCTTCTTCACGGCGCACTACCTGATCGTGCGTGGCTTCTACGCCCTCGAGCGCACGCAGCTGGTGTTCTGGATCCAGTGCCTGATCACGGTCGTCAACATCGCGCTCGCCTTCGCCTTCGTCGGCCAGGTGGATGCGCAGGGCACCTCGCCCGCACTGGCCCTTGCCTACACCGGCGCGTACGCCGTCGGTGCCGGCACGGCGTACGTGCTGCTGGCCCGGCGCCTCGGCGGCCTGGACACGGCGGTCCTCACGCGCTTCGTGGTCCGCATGGCCGTGGCCCTCACCATCGCGGCGGCGGTGGCCGTCGCGGTCGCCGTCGGCGCCTCCTCGGTGCTCGGCGACGACCGCAACAAGGCCGAGGTCGTCATCTGGCTCGCGGCCGTCAGCGCCTCCTACGGGCTCGCCTTCCTGGGAGCCGCACGGGCCATGCACGTCCGGGAGGTCACCGAACTGGTCGAGTCCGTGACGCACCGGATTCCCGGCCTCCGATAG
- the trxA gene encoding thioredoxin, whose translation MGNIAAVTDAAFDADVLKSDKPVLVDFWAEWCGPCRQVAPILDEINTAHGDKITFLKMNVDENPVTPSNYRVTGIPTLAVFQNGEVVKTIVGAKPKAALLRELEAFLA comes from the coding sequence GTGGGCAACATTGCCGCAGTCACCGACGCCGCCTTCGACGCGGACGTCCTCAAGTCGGACAAGCCCGTCCTCGTGGACTTCTGGGCCGAGTGGTGCGGCCCGTGCCGCCAGGTCGCCCCGATCCTGGACGAGATCAACACCGCCCACGGCGACAAGATCACGTTCCTGAAGATGAACGTCGACGAGAACCCCGTCACCCCGTCGAACTACCGCGTCACGGGCATCCCGACGCTCGCGGTGTTCCAGAACGGTGAGGTCGTCAAGACGATCGTCGGCGCCAAGCCCAAGGCCGCGCTCCTGCGCGAGCTCGAGGCCTTCCTCGCCTGA
- the trxB gene encoding thioredoxin-disulfide reductase — protein sequence MSEIRNVIIIGSGPAGYTSAVYAARASLSPLVFEGSVTAGGALMQTTEVENYPGFRDGIMGPALMDEMRAQAERFGAELVADDVTEVELSGDIKTVKTAEGTFQARSVILAMGSAHRKLNLPNEDALSGRGVSYCATCDGFFFRNQEIAVIGGGDSAVEEATFLSRFASKVYLVHRRGELRASKAMQERAFADPKIEMVWNSEVASINGTESLESITLRSTTGDGATRELPATGLFVAIGHDPRSELVKGQIDLDADGYVLVKSPSTHTNVTGVFGAGDLVDTHYMQAITAAGSGCAAALDAERYIAMLDHAASTAGSAEATAAEATV from the coding sequence ATGAGCGAGATTCGCAACGTCATCATCATCGGTTCCGGCCCCGCCGGCTACACCTCTGCGGTGTACGCCGCCCGCGCGAGCCTCAGCCCGCTGGTCTTCGAGGGCTCGGTGACCGCCGGTGGTGCCCTCATGCAGACCACCGAGGTCGAGAACTACCCCGGCTTCCGTGACGGCATCATGGGCCCGGCGCTCATGGACGAGATGCGGGCACAGGCCGAGCGCTTCGGCGCCGAGCTCGTGGCCGATGACGTCACCGAGGTCGAGCTGTCCGGCGACATCAAGACGGTCAAGACCGCGGAGGGCACCTTCCAGGCGCGCTCGGTGATCCTGGCGATGGGCTCCGCGCACCGCAAGCTCAACCTGCCCAACGAGGACGCCCTCTCGGGCCGTGGCGTCTCCTACTGCGCGACCTGCGACGGCTTCTTCTTCCGCAACCAGGAGATCGCGGTGATCGGCGGTGGTGACTCCGCCGTCGAGGAGGCCACGTTCCTGAGCCGCTTCGCGTCGAAGGTCTACCTGGTCCACCGTCGCGGCGAGCTGCGCGCGTCGAAGGCGATGCAGGAGCGCGCCTTCGCCGACCCGAAGATCGAGATGGTGTGGAACTCCGAGGTCGCCTCGATCAACGGCACCGAGTCCCTCGAGTCGATCACGCTGCGCTCCACGACCGGCGACGGCGCGACCCGCGAGCTGCCCGCGACCGGTCTCTTCGTCGCGATCGGCCACGACCCGCGCTCGGAGCTGGTCAAGGGCCAGATCGACCTCGACGCCGACGGCTACGTGCTGGTGAAGAGCCCGTCGACGCACACCAACGTCACGGGTGTCTTCGGCGCCGGCGACCTGGTCGACACCCACTACATGCAGGCGATCACCGCGGCCGGCTCCGGCTGCGCGGCGGCTCTCGACGCCGAGCGCTACATCGCGATGCTGGACCACGCGGCATCCACGGCGGGCTCCGCCGAGGCCACCGCCGCCGAGGCCACGGTCTGA